The Tachypleus tridentatus isolate NWPU-2018 chromosome 5, ASM421037v1, whole genome shotgun sequence genome includes a window with the following:
- the LOC143250324 gene encoding general transcription factor II-I repeat domain-containing protein 2-like, protein MSALLDSANYDIDNFNEHLDFLDYEDIGSNIVSQLKDRAKEFEYFFIVLDESTDVSDTLQLLLFIRGVNINFEVIEELASVHSLHGTTPGENIFKEFENSLIQYNLEWKPLKFVTTDGGKNMCDVENGLVGQIYKDVESTESSKPMVLHCIIHQQALCTKYLDLPHVMQPALSTVNFIRSWTQPSAIT, encoded by the exons ATGTCTGCCCTTCTGGATTCTGCAAACTACGACATTGAtaattttaatgaacatttagaCTTTCTCGATTATGAG GACATTGGAAGCAATATTGTGTCTCAGCTGAAAGACAGGGCCAAAGAGTTCGAGTACTTTTTCATCGTGCttgacgagtcaacagatgtgtcCGACACTTTACAGTTGCTGTTGTTTATTCGTggagtaaatattaattttgaagtgattgaaGAATTGGCTTCTGTACACAGTCTGCATGGAACAACCCCAGGTGAGAACATTTTCAAAGAGTTCGAAAATTCACTAATTCAGTACAACCTTGAATGGAAACCACTGAAGTTCGTTACAACAGATGGTGGTAAAAATATGTGTGATGTAGAAAACGGTTTAGTTGGACAAATTTACAAAGATGTTGAAAGTACGGAGTCTTCCAAGCCTATGGTTCTTCACTGCATTATTCATCAGCAGGCACTGTGTACAAAATATTTGGATCTACCACATGTCATGCAACCTGCACTTTCAACAGTAAACTTCATTCGCTCATGGACTCAACCATCGGCAATTACGTGA
- the LOC143250896 gene encoding translocon-associated protein subunit alpha-like, with protein sequence MLKNLILVLLLILPTSLFLSSNGLASATLANAQEEGDTLEGEDDVQVEMDEGTPLSDDDTVSVTEKDEDEEWQLKPSPDADTFFLFTKPSGSSTDLQAGKDVQFLVGFTNKGSKDVILETMDASFRYPMDFSFYIQNFTTISYNRVVKSKQQATLYYQFLVSEAFAARSFGLTVNLLYRDADGMQYLNSVFNETINVVEIDEGLDGETFFLYVFLAACGVLLLVGAQQLLVNMGKKKSSAKPKVEMGTQNVNDVDYDWLPKETLNELNKSPGRSPRQSPRQRRVKRGTGSGDE encoded by the exons ATGCTTAAAAATCTGATATTGGTTTTGCTACTAATTTTGCCAACTTCACTTTTTTTAAGTAGCAATG GTCTAGCATCAGCAACTCTTGCAAATGCTCAGGAGGAAGGGGATACCTTGGAAGGAGAGGATGATGTTCAGGTTGAAATGGATGAAGGAACTCCCCTCTCAGATGATGATACAGTTAGTGTAACAGAAAAG GATGAAGATGAAGAATGGCAGTTGAAACCTTCCCCTGATGCAGACACATTTTTTCTCTTTACCAAACCCTCTGGATCATCTACTG ATCTCCAAGCAGGGAAGGATGTACAATTTCTTGTTGGTTTTACAAACAAAGGAAGCAAAGATGTAATCTTAGAAACTATGGATGCATCATTCCGTTATCCAATGGACTTCAGTTTCTACATTCAGAAT TTCACTACTATTTCTTACAATCGAGTAGTAAAGTCAAAACAGCAGGCCACTTTGTATTACCAGTTTCTTGTAAGTGAAGCTTTTGCTGCAAGATCATTTGGGTTGACTGTGAACCTTCTCTATAGAGATGCT GATGGAATGCAgtatttaaattctgtttttaatgAGACTATAAATGTTGTTGAAATAGATGAAGGCTTGGATGGTGAAAC GTTCTTCTTGTATGTGTTTCTGGCTGCCTGTGGAGTTCTGTTACTGGTTGGTGCTCAACAGCTTCTAGTAAACATGGGA AAGAAGAAATCCTCAGCTAAACCAAAAGTTGAGATGGGAACCCAGAATGTCAATGATGTTGATTATGACTGGCTACCCAAAGAAACACTGAATGAACTAA aTAAGTCTCCTGGAAGATCTCCCAGACAGTCTCCAAGACAAAGACGGGTGAAGAGAGGAACAGGGTCAGGAGATGAGTAA